The DNA window CCTCGACCTCTTTGTCATCGGCGGCGGATCGGGCGGCGTGCGTGCCGGGCGGCTGGCCGCGGCGATGGGCAAGCGCGTGGCGATCGCGGAGGAATACCGATTCGGCGGCACCTGCGTGATCCGCGGCTGCGTGCCGAAGAAGCTCTTCGTCTACGCGTCCCAGTTCCCGGAGCATTTCGAGGATGCGGCCGGCTACGGCTGGACCGTCGGAGAAACCAGCTTCGATTGGCCGACGCTCGTGGCCAACAAGGACCGTGAGATCGCCCGGCTGGAGGGACTCTACCGCAAGGGCCTCGAAAATGCCGGCGCACGGATCATCGAGGGCAGGGCGGTTCTCCTCGACCGGCACACGGTGCAGGTCGGCGCCGAGACGCTGACGGCGGAAAACATCCTGATCGCCACCGGCGGCAGGCCCAACCCGCACGAGGCGCTGCCCGGGCGCGAGCACTGCATCTACTCCAACGAAGCCTTCGACCTGACGGAGCTGCCGCGCACCATCGCCATCGAGGGCGGCGGCTACATCGCCGTCGAATTCGCCAACATCTTCCACGGGCTCGGCGTCGAGACCACGCTCATCTATCGCGGCAAGGAGATCCTGAGCCGCTTCGACGGGGATGTCCGCCGCGGCCTGCACGAAGCCATGGAGGCCAAGGGCATCCGCATCATCTGCCAGGACATCATCGAGAAGGTGGAGAAGCGGGCGGATGGCAGGCTCGACACACAACTGATGTCGGGCAATGTGGAGACCTTCGACAAGGTCATGCTCGCCATCGGCCGCCTTCCGAACACGGAAGGGCTGGGGCTGGAGAAGACCGGCGTGGAAACCGGCGTGAAAGGCGAGATCCGCGTTGACGCATATTCACGTACGAGTGTGGAGAATATCTGGGCGATCGGCGACGTCACCGACCGGGTGCAGCTGACGCCCGTCGCCATCCACGAGGCGATGTGCTTCATCGAGACCGTGTTCAAGGACAATCCGACCGAGGTCGACCATCAGGACATCGCGACGGCGGTGTTCTCGCAGCCGGAGATCGGCACGGTGGGACTGTCGGAAGAAGATGCGGCGAGGCGTTTCGAGGAGCTCGAGATCTACCGCGCCAGCTTCCGCCCCATGCGCCACACGCTGTCGGGCCGCCAGGAGAAGATGATCATGAAGCTCGTGGTCGACGCCTCCTCGCGCCGCGTGGTTGGCGCGCACATCCTGGGACCCGATGCCGGCGAGATGGCGCAGCTCTTGGGCATTGCGATCAAGGGTGAGCTTACCAAGGACGTCTTCGACCGCACCATGGCCGTGCATCCCACCGCCGCGGAAGAGCTGGTGACGATGTACCGGCCGACCTATCGTGTGAGAAATGGAGAGCGCCTGTACGATCGCTAGATCGCGCCGCGTAAGACTGTCGCTCCTCAATTCCAGCGGATCAA is part of the Chelativorans sp. AA-79 genome and encodes:
- the gor gene encoding glutathione-disulfide reductase, which translates into the protein MATYDLDLFVIGGGSGGVRAGRLAAAMGKRVAIAEEYRFGGTCVIRGCVPKKLFVYASQFPEHFEDAAGYGWTVGETSFDWPTLVANKDREIARLEGLYRKGLENAGARIIEGRAVLLDRHTVQVGAETLTAENILIATGGRPNPHEALPGREHCIYSNEAFDLTELPRTIAIEGGGYIAVEFANIFHGLGVETTLIYRGKEILSRFDGDVRRGLHEAMEAKGIRIICQDIIEKVEKRADGRLDTQLMSGNVETFDKVMLAIGRLPNTEGLGLEKTGVETGVKGEIRVDAYSRTSVENIWAIGDVTDRVQLTPVAIHEAMCFIETVFKDNPTEVDHQDIATAVFSQPEIGTVGLSEEDAARRFEELEIYRASFRPMRHTLSGRQEKMIMKLVVDASSRRVVGAHILGPDAGEMAQLLGIAIKGELTKDVFDRTMAVHPTAAEELVTMYRPTYRVRNGERLYDR